In one window of Juglans regia cultivar Chandler chromosome 3, Walnut 2.0, whole genome shotgun sequence DNA:
- the LOC108994944 gene encoding laccase-4-like, with protein sequence MDSWVRVLVLLVCLFPAFIECRVRHYKFNVVMKNSTKLCSTKPIVTVNGQFPGPTLYAREDDNVLVKVVNHVKYNVTIHWHGIRQLRTGWSDGPAYITQCPIQPGQSYVYNFTITGQRGTLLWHAHILWLRATVHGALVILPKLGVPYPFPKPHKEIVVVLAEWWKSNTEAVINQALKGGLAPNVSDAHTINGHPGPVPNCSSQGGFKLPVQNGKTYLLRIINAALNEELFFKIAGHQLTVVEVDATYVKPVKLDTIVIAPGQTTNALITANRNSGKYLVAASPFMDSPIAVDNLTATATLHYSGTLASASTTLTTPPPQNATAVANKFINSLRSLNSKKYPAKVPLKVDRKLFFTVGLGINPCPTCKAGNGSRVVASINNVTFVMPTTALLQAHYFNIRGVFTTNFPGNPPHLFNYTGTPPSSLQTTNGTKVYRLPYNSTVELVMQDTGIIAPENHPVHLHGFNFFAVGRGLGNYNPKTDPKKFNLVDPVERNTIGVPTGGWVAIRFRADNPGVWFMHCHLEVHTTWGLKMAFLVDNGKGPNQSLLPPPSDLPKC encoded by the exons ATGGATTCTTGGGTTCGAGTTCTTGTTCTTTTGGTGTGCCTTTTTCCAGCCTTCATAGAGTGCAGGGTTCGCCACTACAAGTTCAAT GTGGTGATGAAGAATTCCACCAAACTGTGTTCGACAAAGCCCATTGTGACAGTAAATGGGCAGTTCCCTGGACCAACCCTTTATGCTAGGGAAGATGACAATGTGCTTGTGAAGGTCGTCAACCATGTCAAATACAATGTCACCATCCACTG gCATGGTATTAGGCAACTCCGAACAGGGTGGTCAGATGGTCCAGCATATATTACTCAATGTCCAATCCAGCCAGGGCAAAGTTACGTGTACAATTTCACCATAACTGGCCAAAGGGGCACACTTCTCTGGCATGCACATATTCTTTGGCTAAGGGCGACGGTCCATGGTGCCTTGGTCATCTTGCCTAAGCTTGGTGTGCCATATCCCTTCCCGAAACCCCACAAGGAAATCGTTGTTGTATTAG CTGAATGGTGGAAATCGAATACCGAAGCTGTGATCAACCAGGCTCTTAAGGGAGGATTAGCACCAAACGTCTCGGACGCTCATACCATTAACGGCCATCCAGGGCCAGTTCCCAACTGTTCCTCACAAg GTGGGTTCAAGCTGCCAGTGCAAAATGGTAAGACCTACTTGCTACGCATAATCAACGCTGCGCTCAATGAGGAGCTTTTCTTCAAAATTGCTGGGCACCAGCTCACCGTTGTAGAAGTGGATGCTACCTACGTGAAACCAGTGAAGCTTGACACAATAGTGATTGCCCCTGGCCAAACCACTAATGCTCTTATAACGGCTAATCGAAACTCTGGCAAGTACTTGGTAGCTGCTTCTCCATTCATGGATTCGCCCATCGCCGTCGATAACCTCACTGCAACAGCCACTTTGCACTATTCAGGCACACTTGCTAGTGCCTCAACAACTCTTACTACTCCACCTCCACAAAACGCCACTGCAGTTGCAAACAAGTTCATAAATTCTCTACGAAGCCTTAATTCGAAAAAATACCCCGCCAAGGTACCATTGAAAGTTGATCGTAAACTTTTCTTCACCGTGGGGCTAGGAATCAACCCATGTCCGACATGCAAAGCCGGTAATGGAAGCCGGGTGGTGGCCAGTATCAACAATGTCACATTTGTCATGCCCACCACTGCCCTACTTCAAGCACATTACTTCAACATTCGTGGGGTGTTCACCACCAATTTTCCTGGTAACCCGCCACATCTGTTTAACTATACTGGCACTCCACCATCAAGCTTACAGACCACAAATGGCACAAAAGTTTATAGGTTACCTTACAACTCCACAGTTGAACTTGTCATGCAAGACACTGGTATCATTGCCCCTGAGAACCATCCAGTACATCTTCATGGGTTTAATTTCTTTGCCGTTGGTAGGGGACTTGGGAATTATAACCCAAAGACAGATCCTAAAAAATTTAACCTGGTTGATCCTGTTGAGAGGAACACCATTGGTGTGCCAACTGGTGGATGGGTAGCAATCCGATTTCGTGCAGATAATCCAG GAGTTTGGTTCATGCATTGTCATTTGGAAGTGCACACAACATGGGGGCTTAAGATGGCATTCTTGGTGGACAATGGCAAAGGTCCTAATCAGTCACTTCTTCCTCCTCCAAGTGATCTTCCAAAATGCTAA